A stretch of Microtus pennsylvanicus isolate mMicPen1 chromosome 5, mMicPen1.hap1, whole genome shotgun sequence DNA encodes these proteins:
- the Ranbp6 gene encoding ran-binding protein 6 encodes MAAAGSAGLPATVSEKQEFYQLLKNLINPSCMVRRQAEEVYENIPGLGKTTFLLDAVRNRRAGYEVRQMAAALLRRLLSSGFEEVYPNLPSDVQRDVKIELILAVKLETHASMRKKLCDIFAVLARNLIDEDGTNHWPEGLKFLIDSIHSKNVVLWEVALHVFWHFPGIFGNQDRHDLDIIKRLLDQCIQDQEHPAIRTLSARAAAAFVLANENNIALFKDFADLLPGILQAVNDSCYQDDDSVLESLVEIADTVPKYLGPYLEDTLQLSLKLCGDSRLSNLQRQLALEVIVTLSETATPMLKKHTNIIAQAVPHILAMMVDLQDDEDWVNADEMEEDDFDSNAVAAESALDRLACGLGGKVVLPMTKEHIMQMLQSHDWKCRHAGLMALSAIGEGCHQQMEPILDETVNSVLLFLQDPHPRVRAAACTTLGQMATDFAPSFQKKFHGIVIPALLRTMENQGNQRVQSHAASALVIFIEDCPKSLLVLYLENMIKSLHSILVIKLQELIRNGTKLALEQLVTTIASVADAIEESFVPYYDLFMPSLTHVVELAVQKELKLLRGKTIECISHVGLAVGKEKFLQDASNVMQLLLKTQSDLNAMEDDDPQTSYMVSAWARMCKILGKDFEQYLPLVIEPLIKTASAKPDVALLDTQDVENMSDDDGWQFVNLGDQQSFGIKTSGLEAKATACQMLVYYAKELREGFVEYTEQVVKLMVPLLKFYFHDNVRVAAAEAMPFLLECARIRGSEYLSQMWQLICDPLIKAIGTEPDTDVLSEIMNSFAKSIEVMGDGCLNDEHLEELGGILKAKLEGHFKNQELRQVKRQEENYDQQVEMSLQDEDECDVYILTKVSDILHSLFSTYREKILPWFEQLLPLIVNLICSSRPWPDRQWGLCIFDDIIEHCSPTSFKYVEYFRWPMLLNMRDTNPEVRQAAAYGLGVMAQFGGDDYRSLCSEAVPLLVKVIKCANSKTKKNVIATENCISAIGKIMKFKPNCVNVDEVLPHWLSWLPLHEDKEEAIQTLNFLCDLIESNHPVVIGPNNSNLPKIISIIAEGKINETISHEDPCAKRLANVVRQIQTSEELWLQCISHLDEDQQEALQELLNSA; translated from the coding sequence ATGGCGGCGGCCGGGTCTGCAGGGTTGCCGGCGACCGTGTCGGAAAAGCAGGAGTTTTACCAGCTTCTGAAGAACCTGATCAATCCCAGCTGTATGGTGCGGAGGCAAGCCGAGGAAGTCTATGAGAATATCCCAGGTCTGGGTAAGACTACATTCCTCTTAGACGCCGTCCGTAATAGAAGAGCAGGTTATGAGGTGAGACAAATGGCTGCCGCACTGCTACGACGGCTTTTGTCCTCTGGGTTTGAGGAGGTCTATCCAAATCTGCCTTCTGATGTGCAGAGGGATGTCAAGATTGAGCTGATACTGGCCGTTAAGTTAGAAACACATGCTAGCATGAGGAAAAAGCTTTGTGATATTTTTGCGGTGCTGGCCAGGAATTTGATAGATGAGGATGGCACTAACCATTGGCCAGAAGGTCTGAAATTCCTCATTGATTCGATTCACTCTAAAAATGTGGTTCTGTGGGAAGTTGCACTTCACGTTTTCTGGCACTTTCCCGGGATTTTTGGGAACCAAGATCGCCACGATTTGGATATCATCAAGAGGTTGCTGGACCAGTGTATTCAAGATCAAGAGCATCCAGCAATCAGGACATTATCTGCTAGAGCTGCAGCTGCCTTTGTCCTTGCCAATGAAAACAATATTGCGCTTTTCAAAGACTTCGCAGACCTGCTTCCTGGCATCTTACAGGCTGTGAATGATTCCTGCTACCAGGATGATGACTCGGTGCTAGAGTCCCTTGTTGAGATTGCGGACACGGTGCCTAAGTATTTGGGTCCCTATTTAGAAGATACTCTGCAGTTGAGCCTGAAGTTATGCGGAGACTCTAGGCTTAGTAACCTGCAACGCCAGCTGGCTCTGGAAGTAATAGTGACCTTATCCGAGACGGCAACGCCGATGTTGAAAAAACATACGAATATTATTGCACAGGCTGTGCCTCATATATTAGCGATGATGGTTGATCTGCAAGACGATGAGGACTGGGTAAATGCTGATGAGATGGAAGAAGATGATTTTGACAGCAATGCCGTTGCTGCTGAGAGTGCACTAGACAGACTGGCTTGTGGACTTGGTGGAAAAGTTGTTTTGCCCATGACCAAGGAGCATATCATGCAGATGCTTCAGAGCCATGACTGGAAATGTCGCCATGCTGGATTAATGGCCTTATCGGCCATCGGAGAAGGTTGCCATCAGCAAATGGAACCAATTCTAGATGAAACTGTTAACTccgttttgctttttcttcaggATCCTCATCCAAGGGTGAGGGCTGCTGCCTGCACCACGCTTGGACAGATGGCTACCGATTTTGCACCTAGCTTCCAAAAGAAATTCCATGGAATAGTGATTCCAGCTTTGCTGCGAACCATGGAAAATCAAGGTAATCAGCGTGTGCAGTCTCATGCGGCTTCTgctcttgttatttttattgaagaCTGCCCCAAGTCATTGCTAGTTCTGTATttggaaaatatgatcaaaagtCTCCATTCCATCTTGGTAATTAAACTGCAAGAGCTGATTCGGAACGGAACTAAGTTGGCCTTAGAACAGCTTGTGACAACCATTGCCTCAGTTGCAGATGCAATAGAGGAAAGCTTCGTGCCgtattatgatttatttatgcCCTCCCTCACACACGTTGTTGAGCTCGCGGTTCAGAAGGAACTCAAGCTTCTCCGAGGAAAAACTATTGAGTGCATTAGCCATGTGGGTCTTGCTGTGGGGAAGGAAAAATTTCTGCAGGACGCATCGAATGTGATGCAGTTACTGCTGAAGACACAGTCAGACTTAAATGCTATGGAAGATGACGACCCTCAGACCTCCTACATGGTGTCAGCCTGGGCTCGAATGTGTAAAATTCTTGGGAAAGACTTTGAGCAGTATCTTCCCCTGGTGATCGAGCCCCTTATTAAGACTGCCTCGGCTAAACCTGATGTCGCTCTCCTGGATACCCAAGATGTGGAGAACATGAGTGATGATGACGGCTGGCAGTTTGTAAATCTTGGGGACCAGCAAAGCTTTGGAATTAAGACCTCAGGACTCGAGGCAAAAGCAACTGCTTGCCAGATGTTGGTCTATTATGCTAAGGAGTTAAGAGAAGGGTTTGTGGAATATACGGAACAGGTTGTGAAGCTGATGGTTCCTTTGCTGAAGTTTTATTTTCACGACAATGTTCGGGTGGCGGCAGCAGAAGCCATGCCCTTCCTCCTGGAATGTGCCAGGATCCGGGGCTCGGAGTACCTTTCCCAGATGTGGCAGTTGATATGCGACCCCTTAATCAAGGCCATTGGAACGGAACCTGACACAGATGTACTCTCAGAGATAATGAACTCCTTTGCAAAGTCCATCGAGGTGATGGGAGACGGTTGTCTCAATGATGAACACTTGGAGGAGCTGGGAGGCATTTTGAAGGCAAAGCTCGAAGGGCACTTTAAGAACCAGGAGTTGCGGCAGGTGAAAAGGCAGGAAGAGAATTACGACCAGCAGGTCGAGATGTCGCTTCAGGATGAGGACGAGTGTGACGTGTATATCCTGACCAAAGTGTCGGATATCCTGCACTCACTTTTTAGCACTTACAGGGAGAAGATTCTGCCGTGGTTTGAGCAGCTCCTTCCGTTGATTGTGAATCTCATTTGTTCAAGTCGGCCGTGGCCAGACAGACAGTGGGGACTGTGTATATTCGATGACATCATCGAGCACTGCAGCCCAACCTCATTCAAATACGTGGAGTATTTTCGGTGGCCGATGCTGCTCAATATGCGAGATACCAACCCCGAAGTCAGGCAAGCTGCCGCCTATGGattgggtgtgatggcacagtTCGGTGGAGACGATTATCGTTCTTTATGTTCAGAAGCTGTTCCGCTGTTGGTAAAGGTCATTAAGTGTGCAAattccaaaaccaaaaaaaatgtcATTGCCACCGAGAACTGTATCTCGGCAATAGGGAAGATTATGAAGTTCAAGCCCAACTGTGTAAACGTAGACGAGGTTCTCCCACACTGGCTGTCATGGCTTCCGCTGCATGAAGATAAAGAGGAAGCTATTcagactttgaattttctttgtgaCCTGATTGAAAGTAACCACCCGGTTGTGATTGGCCCCAATAATTCCAATCTTCCCAAAATCATCAGTATAATTGCAGAAGGGAAAATTAATGAGACTATTAGCCATGAAGACCCCTGTGCCAAACGCCTAGCTAACGTTGTTCGGCAGATACAGACTTCTGAAGAATTATGGCTGCAATGTATATCACATCTCGATGAAGACCAGCAGGAAGCTTTACAAGAACTGCTCAATTCTGCTTGA